Proteins co-encoded in one Methanofollis sp. genomic window:
- a CDS encoding nucleotidyltransferase family protein produces the protein MPKGSPSSIQVFPGECRGAGTYIYRNPQDPLDRRDRSPPDQRTQATAGAISLDPGAFRSRTDRHIRIRREGEETPTSDIDILVEFAPEQATFQNFMDLIAYLEDLFGRRVDPVTTGGIDPYLRSYIKGEAVWCEA, from the coding sequence GTGCCGAAGGGGTCTCCTTCCTCTATCCAGGTATTCCCCGGAGAGTGCCGCGGTGCGGGCACCTATATATACCGCAATCCCCAGGATCCTCTCGATAGGCGTGACCGCTCACCTCCAGACCAACGAACTCAGGCAACTGCAGGAGCGATCAGCCTGGATCCGGGGGCGTTTCGGAGTCGTACGGACAGGCATATTCGGATCCGTCGCGAGGGGGAAGAGACCCCGACGAGCGACATCGACATTCTCGTCGAATTCGCACCGGAACAGGCCACGTTCCAGAACTTCATGGACCTCATCGCATACCTCGAAGATCTCTTCGGCAGGCGGGTGGACCCGGTCACCACCGGCGGGATCGACCCCTATCTCCGTTCGTACATCAAAGGCGAGGCGGTCTGGTGTGAAGCGTGA
- a CDS encoding transposase, with amino-acid sequence MLPTKTVILKTDCPDSDLLDRTVQTYTDGMNYVSAVVYKLGKPKGSAALQKIVYPALREQIGLKSQMSCNVVRQVTGTYRTLQEQVKAKKTEWQQITYAPTSMTFSFGRDFSLDGDEIGLTTIEGRRKYRFFRYPHMEQYLDGSWKFGASKLVKHQGGTYYFHLCCEKDVETRKVTESSTFMGVDVGQNFLAVASTTDKKCRFFCGGKAKDLRNISSTMRKRLQSKGTRSAKRMLKHLSGRERRLMTDMNHRVSKEIVRFAVQNKVDVIGLEDLTGIRDRTETSKGRRYTHHSWAFFELQSFIEYKAREKGISTVYVDPAYTSQTCPRCNHISKNNRHRKSFVCECCGHSLHADLIGARN; translated from the coding sequence GTGCTCCCCACAAAGACCGTCATCCTCAAGACGGACTGTCCTGACTCCGATCTTCTTGACCGGACGGTACAGACCTACACCGATGGGATGAACTACGTCTCTGCGGTTGTGTACAAACTCGGGAAACCGAAGGGTTCTGCCGCCCTCCAGAAGATCGTCTATCCTGCTCTCCGGGAGCAGATCGGTCTCAAGTCCCAGATGTCCTGCAATGTCGTCCGGCAGGTCACGGGAACTTACCGGACACTCCAGGAGCAGGTCAAAGCGAAAAAGACGGAGTGGCAGCAGATCACGTACGCTCCCACCTCCATGACCTTCTCCTTCGGGCGGGACTTCTCCCTTGACGGGGATGAGATCGGGCTTACGACCATCGAGGGGAGACGGAAGTATCGGTTCTTCCGGTATCCTCACATGGAGCAGTATCTCGACGGATCATGGAAGTTTGGCGCGTCAAAACTGGTGAAACATCAGGGCGGGACATATTACTTCCACCTCTGTTGTGAAAAGGACGTAGAAACCCGTAAAGTCACGGAGTCTTCGACTTTCATGGGGGTAGACGTAGGCCAGAACTTCCTTGCTGTTGCCTCGACAACCGACAAGAAATGTCGGTTCTTCTGTGGCGGGAAAGCGAAGGATCTCCGAAACATCTCTTCTACTATGCGGAAACGGTTGCAGTCAAAGGGCACCCGGTCGGCAAAGAGGATGCTGAAGCACCTCTCTGGCCGGGAGAGACGGCTTATGACTGATATGAACCACCGCGTCTCGAAGGAGATCGTTCGTTTTGCCGTTCAGAACAAGGTTGATGTGATCGGGCTGGAGGACCTTACCGGGATCAGGGATCGGACAGAAACCTCGAAAGGGAGGCGATACACCCATCATTCCTGGGCGTTCTTTGAACTTCAGTCCTTCATCGAGTACAAGGCACGCGAGAAAGGTATATCGACGGTCTATGTTGATCCGGCATATACCTCCCAGACTTGTCCTCGGTGCAACCATATCAGCAAGAACAACCGACACAGGAAATCGTTTGTCTGCGAATGTTGCGGGCATTCGCTCCATGCCGACCTTATCGGTGCTCGGAACAT